The proteins below are encoded in one region of Ignavibacteriota bacterium:
- a CDS encoding class I SAM-dependent methyltransferase → MKESTKQNWESFWKDKSDVKEVYANTDRIRRNLRSVMDVSGKRILEVGAGTGRDSFYMAGDGAELFLLDYSMNSLKIIRSAAPPDTRVHAIGGDAFALPFHDGTFDVVFHQGLLEHFRKPAAEALLKENVRVLRTGGLLVVDVPQRWHVYTVIKHALIAANAWFAGWEREFSVRELRTLLRSLGLTPKAAYGEWMYPSLFYRTFREAAGKIGLKMPLYPQLLPPVSRLRKQIREKLDGSPLKLNTSLSIGIIAEKQ, encoded by the coding sequence ATGAAGGAATCGACAAAACAGAACTGGGAATCTTTTTGGAAGGACAAGTCCGACGTCAAGGAGGTGTACGCAAACACGGACCGCATCCGTCGAAATCTTCGATCCGTAATGGATGTGTCCGGCAAGCGCATCCTTGAAGTCGGAGCCGGCACCGGACGCGACAGCTTCTATATGGCTGGCGATGGTGCCGAGCTTTTCCTGCTCGATTATTCCATGAACTCGCTCAAGATCATCCGGTCCGCCGCGCCGCCCGATACCCGCGTGCATGCCATCGGCGGTGACGCTTTTGCTCTGCCGTTTCATGACGGGACCTTCGACGTTGTGTTTCATCAGGGTTTGCTGGAGCACTTCCGCAAGCCCGCCGCAGAAGCGCTGCTGAAGGAAAATGTACGTGTCCTCCGCACCGGAGGCCTGTTGGTGGTCGATGTGCCGCAGCGCTGGCACGTCTACACCGTCATCAAACATGCACTTATTGCAGCGAATGCCTGGTTTGCGGGCTGGGAGCGCGAATTCTCCGTGCGTGAATTGAGGACTTTACTGCGTTCGCTCGGACTTACCCCGAAGGCCGCCTACGGTGAGTGGATGTATCCAAGTTTGTTTTATCGCACCTTCAGAGAAGCGGCAGGTAAAATTGGGCTCAAGATGCCATTATACCCGCAACTTCTGCCGCCTGTGTCAAGGCTGCGAAAGCAGATCAGAGAGAAACTTGATGGGAGCCCACTGAAGCTGAATACGTCCTTGTCGATCGGTATCATTGCAGAAAAGCAATAA